In Helianthus annuus cultivar XRQ/B chromosome 9, HanXRQr2.0-SUNRISE, whole genome shotgun sequence, the following are encoded in one genomic region:
- the LOC118481740 gene encoding uncharacterized protein LOC118481740: MDNTNTSALNERFTTGNLPEDDRGKPPLPFKGIASRVVDIDGNILLPRRGSFQTSQANPKLINVIDELTKITVPMNLEKTQPGYTSVVGESSNPNSSSQVTYADRVKLNTRGKREVNFRLLESTETVEEADVVIPKEAVRQVQKKFENVLYGYFLGDRLPFPVVEYYVKNVWAKYGFVKAMMNSDGFFFFKFDSKEGMNKVLEGGPWLIRKMPLFLNVWGPTISLKKDGIKSVPVWIKLHNVPLAVYTDDGLSLLASKVGVPKRLDAYTADMCIDNWGRTSYARALVEINAENELKNHVVVAISKMDEEGFVKENIKIEYEWKPHRSDTCRLFGHNNSSCPRTPKDKAKQVIIDEEGYIMDKRKTAKYGFPQKKQKPKFMYKPKSNSTGASTSGTKDQPEAKRVSYPVDTQNKFESLADDSLKSGTLNELHSEDPLYEKIDGTGTSRVVKSSKQPNQSNAEEEGFVDPVQTEVSSFMSMNTKNDRSEGASTPVDMESHVEVSKLSKVCGRVFKKWEWTSNGGVCNKGTRIIVGWNDDRIQLMVLAQTDQVMHVQLKSNIDSKVLFVSFVYAKNTYQERRVLWQDLCKHKLVVRNQPWIVMGDFNSALYMDDCLHGSSTPTIGMRDFFECVQHNELLDIPGHGLHFMWNQKPRDGIGVLKKIDRVMGNVTFLDDFPNAHVDYHPYRLSDHTPCILKTAREVRPKPKPFKDCVMAEWSKNIVVDELRSSLDEVHKLIDQNPFDAELRVKESNIIKELHSAAYDEESFVKQKAKLDWLSAGDGNTTYFHNFVKSRNARSKIHSINDANGNHFEGSDVERALVDHYMKFLGIETEVDDMSMEDLFSKTVNPVEANHMIRPVTCDEIKAAMFSIGDNKAPGLDGFTSVFFKKAWDIVGEEVSDAILQFFDNGKLLQQVNHTIIALVPKVPTPSSVLEYRPISCCNVIFKCISKILADRIKGSLGSLVNINQSAFVPGRRISDNILLTQELMHNYHLHKGKPRCAFKIDIQKAYDTVS, encoded by the exons ATGGATAATACGAATACTTCTGCACTGAATGAACGTTTCACGACTGGTAATCTCCCAGAGGATGATAGGGGTAAGCCGCCGTTACCTTTCAAGGGTATTGCTAGTAGGGTAGTTGATATTGATGGTAACATCTTGCTGCCGCGTCGGGGTAGCTTTCAAACGTCACAGGCCAATCCGAAATTGATCAATGTCATTGATGAGTTAACAAAAATCACTGTTCCTATGAATTTGGAAAAAACACAACCGGGTTACACTTCTGTTGTAGGAGAGAGTTCGAACCCTAATAGCTCTTCTCAGGTTACATATGCGGATAGGGTTAAGCTCAATACGAGAGGGAAACGTGAGGTTAATTTCAGACTTCTGGAATCTACGGAGACGGTGGAGGAGGCTGATGTGGTTATTCCGAAAGAAGCTGTTCGGCAGGtacaaaagaaatttgaaaacgttctatatggttattttcttggTGATAGATTACCGTTTCCGGTAGTAGAATATTATGTAAAGAATGTTTGGGCGAAGTATGGGTTTGTAAAGGCTATGATGAACTCAGatggatttttctttttcaaatttgactCTAAGGAGGGTATGAATAAAGTTCTTGAGGGGGGTCCATGGTTGATACGTAAGATGCCGTTATTCCTGAATGTATGGGGTCCGACAATCAGTTTAAAGAAGGATGGTATTAAGTCTGTTCCTGTTTGGATCAAGCTTCATAATGTTCCTCTTGCTGTTTACACGGATGATGGTCTTAGTCTTCTGGCTTCGAAAGTAGGTGTTCCCAAGAGGTTAGACGCTTATACAGCTGATATGTGTATTGATAATTGGGGTCGGACCAGTTATGCTCGTGCTTTGGTGGAGATTAATGCAGAAAACGAATTAAAGAATCATGTAGTAGTTGCTATTTCAAAAATGGATGAAGAGGGTTTTGTAAAGGAAAACATTAAAATAGAATACGAGTGGAAACCGCATCGAAGTGATACTTGTCGTTTATTTGGTCATAATAATTCGTCATGCCCGAGAACTCCGAAGGATAAAGCAAAACAGGTTATTATTGATGAGGAGGGGTACATTATGGATAAAAGGAAAACAGCAAAGTATGGTTTTCCACAGAAAAAGCAAAAGCCGAAGTTCATGTACAAGCCTAAGTCTAATTCTACGGGTGCTAGTACCTCAGGAACGAAAGATCAGCCGGAAGCCAAAAGAGTTTCCTATCCTGTGGACACTCAAAATAAGTTTGAAAGTCTAGCAGATGATTCTTTGAAATCAGGTACATTAAATGAGCTGCATTCTGAGGATCCGCTTTATGAGAAGATTGATGGAACAGGGACTAGCCGAGTTGTTAAGAGTTCAAAACAACCAAATCAGAGTAATGCTGAAGAGGAGGGTTTTGTTGACCCTGTCCAAACGGAAGTTTCGTCTTTTATGAGTATGAATACAAAGAATGATcgttctgagggggcaagcactcccgttGACATGG AGTCTCACGTGGAGGTTTCAAAGCTTTCGAAAGTGTGTGGTAGAGTGTTTAAAAAGTGGGAATGGACGTCCAATGGAGGGGTATGTAACAAAGGGACCAGAATCATTGTGGGATGGAATGATGATCGTATTCAGCTTATGGTGCTAGCTCAAACGGACCAGGTTATGCATGTCCAGCTTAAGTCTAACATCGATTCCAAAGTTTTGTTTGTGTCTTTTGTCTATGCTAAGAATACCTATCAAGAACGACGGGTATTATGGCAAGACCTATGCAAGCATAAGTTGGTAGTCAGGAATCAACCGTGGATTGTGATGGGGGATTTCAACTCAGCCCTTTATATGGATGATTGTTTGCATGGATCCTCCACTCCTACGATAGGTATGAGGGACTTTTTTGAATGTGTTCAACATAATGAGTTGCTAGATATTCCAGGCCATGGTCTTCATTTTATGTGGAACCAAAAACCTAGAGATGGAATAGGCGTCCTAAAGAAGATTGATCGGGTGATGGGTAATGTTACTTTCCTAGATGATTTCCCGAATGCTCATGTGGATTATCATCCTTACCGGTTGTCGGACCACACACCATGTATTTTGAAAACGGCTAGAGAGGTTCGGCCAAAGCCAAAACCTTTTAAGGATTGTGTAATGGCTGAATGGAGCAAAAACATTGTAG TTGATGAACTTAGATCTAGTCTGGATGAAGTCCATAAGCTGATTGACCAGAACCCGTTTGATGCTGAGCTTCGGGTCAAAGAATCAAACATTATAAAGGAGCTTCATAGTGCTGCTTATGATGAGGAGTCTTTCGTAAAACAGAAGGCAAAACTTGATTGGCTTAGTGCGGGAGATGGCAATACGACGTATTTCCACAATTTTGTTAAGAGTAGGAATGCAAGGAGTAAAATTCACTCAATTAATGATGCTAATGGTAATCATTTTGAGGGTTCAGATGTGGAACGTGCATTAGTTGATCACTATATGAAGTTTTTGGGTATCGAGACTGAGGTTGATGATATGTCTATGGAGGATTTGTTTTCAAAGACCGTTAACCCAGTTGAAGCTAATCATATGATTCGGCCTGTGACTTGTGACGAAATAAAGGCTGCAATGTTCAGTATTGGAGATAATAAAGCTCCCGGGCTAGATGGTTTCACGTCGGTTTTCTTCAAGAAAGCTTGGGATATAGTGGGTGAGGAGGTCTCGGATGCTATTCTGCAGTTTTTTGATAATGGTAAATTGCTTCAGCAGGTGAACCACACTATAATTGCTCTCGTTCCTAAAGTTCCTACTCCCTCTTCGGTTTTGGAATATAGACCCATTTCTTGTTGCAATGTCATTTTTAAATGCATTAGCAAAATTTTGGCAGATCGGATAAAAGGTAGTTTGGGTAGTTTGGTGAATATAAATCAATCAGCGTTTGTTCCGGGTAGGAGGATATCTGATAATATTCTGCTCACTCAGGAGTTAATGCATAATTACCATCTTCATAAGGGAAAACCAAGGTGTGCTTTCAAGATTGATATCCAGAAAGCTTATGATACGGTTAGCTAG